One part of the Haliaeetus albicilla chromosome 27, bHalAlb1.1, whole genome shotgun sequence genome encodes these proteins:
- the LOC138682312 gene encoding protocadherin alpha-2-like: MGVCWGPVVRVLVLQAAWALGGGQVRYSVPEEAKAGTVVGRLAQDLGLEAGEPEARRLRLVAQGRRVSVEVSGASGALVVSSRLDREELCGKSAPCALRLEVLVERPLRVFHVELEVTDINDNAPLFPAARKNLSLPENSPPGSRFPLEGASDADVGANAQLSYTLSPSEYFTLDVKSSDENRKSLFLVLAKSLDRETMPEHRLVLSASDGGRPSLTGTMELVISVLDANDNAPQFNQSVYKVQLPESAAEGTLVVRVNATDPDEGVNNEFSYSIVSSLPGVSRDVITIDPKTGEIRLTGALDFENVRLHEIQIEARDKGSPPLSGHCSVELEVLDVNDNAPEVWVTSLSVPVPEDAAVGTVVALLSVSDRDSGANGRVRCAVWPAAPFGLVATFAGSYSLVLREALDRERVSEYEVEVRAEDGGAPALRASRGVRVPVSDVNDNAPAFAQAVYTVLARENNAAGAELARLWARDPDEAGNGRVSYSVAEGVGGGAVAGGGWRAASSYVSVDAESGRLWALQPLDYEEVQVLQFEVRAVDAGEPPLCGNATVQLFVVDENDNAPALLPPAPAGGGPGGGAAGSSGPGSGSGSGALWAWAAWGAPAGQVVAKIRAVDADSGYNAWLRYELWEPRGKGPFRVGLYSGEVSTARALEEADGPRQRLVIVVRDHGEPARSATATLSVSLVEGAEAALAAAGSSSSGAGPRPAAGAEGGAAAAAAAATNVWLVVAICAVSSLFLLAVVLYGASRWAPRAAVLSGPGPATLVCASEVGSWSYSQRQSRSLCVAEGAGKSDLMVFSPNFPPPPVPAAKETQPEAPALVDTVSAPPFVASRPFPLPVSLVARAPGRRWWEPGSAAGARGRWGLGGCFLWVFTGRWRPCRSPRALAVGEEASKQASKVLPHPAAVAVRR; encoded by the coding sequence atggGCGTGTGCTGGGGGCCCGTGGTGCgggtgctggtgctgcaggcGGCCTGGGCGCTGGGCGGCGGGCAGGTGCGCTACTCGGTGCCGGAGGAAGCCAAGGCCGGGACGGTGGTGGGCCGGCTGGCGCAGGACCTGGGCCTGGAGGCGGGCGAGCCGGAGGCGCGTCGGCTGCGTCTGGTGGCGCAGGGCCGGCGGGTGAGCGTGGAGGTGAGCGGGGCGAGCGGGGCGCTGGTGGTGAGCTCGCGGCTGGACCGGGAGGAGCTGTGCGGGAAGAGCGCGCCGTGCGCCCTGCggctggaggtgctggtggaGCGGCCGCTGCGCGTCTTCCACGTGGAGCTGGAGGTGACCGACATCAACGACAACGCCCCGCTCTTCCCCGCCGCCCGGAAAAACCTCAGTTTACCGGAGAACTCCCCCCCCGGTTCTCGGTTCCCGCTGGAGGGCGCGTCGGATGCAGATGTCGGAGCCAACGCGCAGCTCTCCTACACCCTCAGCCCCAGCGAGTATTTTACACTCGATGTTAAATCCTCTGACGAGAACAGGAAATCCCTGTTCCTGGTGCTCGCGAAATCTCTGGACCGCGAGACGATGCCTGAGCACCGTTTGGTGTTGTCGGCGAGCGACGGGGGCCGTCCGTCGCTGACGGGCACGATGGAGCTGGTAATCTCGGTGCTGGACGCCAACGACAACGCGCCCCAGTTCAACCAGTCGGTGTACAAAGTGCAGCTGCCAGAGAGCGCTGCagaggggacgctggtggtgcGTGTGAACGCCACGGATCCGGACGAGGGTGTCAATAATGAGTTCTCTTACAGCATCGTTAGTTCCCTTCCTGGTGTTAGCAGAGATGTCATCACCATTGATCCCAAGACGGGCGAGATCAGACTGACGGGCGCCCTGGACTTTGAAAACGTCCGTTTACACGAGATACAAATCGAAGCGAGAGACAAAGGCTCGCCCCCGCTGTCAGGTCACTGCAGCGTGGAGCTGGAGGTGCTGGACGTGAACGACAACGCGCCGGAGGTGTGGGTGACGTCGCTGTCGGTGCCGGTGCCGGAGGACGCGGCGGTGGGGACGGTGGTGGCGCTGCTGAGCGTGTCGGACCGGGACTCGGGGGCGAACGGTCGGGTGCGCTGCGCGGTGTGGCCGGCGGCGCCGTTCGGGCTGGTGGCGACGTTCGCGGGCTCGTACTCGCTGGTGCTGCGGGAGGCGCTGGACCGGGAGCGGGTGTCGGAGTACGAGGTGGAGGTGCGGGCGGAGGACGGCGGGGCGCCGGCGCTGCGCGCCAGCCGCGGGGTGCGGGTGCCGGTGTCGGACGTGAACGACAACGCGCCGGCGTTCGCGCAGGCCGTGTACACGGTGCTGGCGCGGGAGAACAACGCGGCGGGCGCGGAGCTGGCGCGGCTGTGGGCGCGGGACCCGGACGAGGCGGGCAACGGGCGCGTGAGCTACTCGGTGGCGGAGGGCGTCGGCGGGGGCGCGGTGGCGGGCGGGGGGTGGCGGGCGGCGTCGAGCTACGTGTCGGTGGACGCGGAGAGCGGGCGGCTGTGGGCGCTGCAGCCGTTGGACTACGAGGAGGTGCAGGTGCTGCAGTTCGAGGTGCGGGCGGTGGACGCGGGGGAGCCGCCGCTGTGCGGCAACGCCACGGTGCAGCTCTTCGTGGTGGACGAGAACGACAACGCGCCGGCGCTGCTCCCGCCTGCTCCTGCCGGGGGCGGGCCGGGTGGCGGGGCGGCGGGCTCGTCGGGGCCGGGCTCGGGCTCGGGCTCGGGGGCGCTGTGGGCGTGGGCGGCGTGGGGGGCGCCGGCGGGGCAGGTGGTGGCGAAGATCCGCGCGGTGGACGCGGACTCGGGCTACAACGCGTGGCTGCGCTACGAGCTGTGGGAGCCGCGGGGGAAGGGCCCGTTCCGCGTGGGGCTGTACAGCGGCGAGGTGAGCACGGCGCGGGCGCTGGAGGAGGCGGACGGCCCGCGGCAGAGGCTGGTGATCGTGGTGCGGGACCACGGCGAGCCGGCGCGCTCGGCCACGGCCACGCTGAGCGTGTCGCTGGTGGAGGGCGCCGAGGCGGCGCTGGCGGCCGCGGGCTCGTCCTCgtcgggggcggggccgcggccggcggcgggcgcggagggcggcgcggcggcggcggcggcggcggcgacgaaCGTGTGGCTGGTGGTGGCCATCTGCGCGGTGTCGAGCCTGTTCCTGCTGGCGGTGGTGCTGTACGGGGCGTCGCGGTGGGCGCCGCGGGCGGCCGTGCTGTCGGGGCCCGGGCCGGCGACGCTGGTGTGCGCCAGCGAAGTGGGGAGCTGGTCGTACTCGCAGCGCCAGAGCCGGAGCCTGTGCGTGGCGGAGGGCGCGGGCAAGAGCGACCTGATGGTTTTCAGCCCCAACTTCCCGCCGCCGCCCGTCCCCGCGGCGAAGGAGACGCAGCCGGAGGCGCCCGCTCTCGTGGACACGGTCAGTGCCCCCCCCTTTGTCGCCTCTcgccccttcccccttcccgtGTCCCTTGTTGCCCGGGCCCCGGGCAGGCGCTGGTGGGAGCCGGGCTCAGCCGCCGGGGCCCGCGGGCGGTGGGGGCTTGGCGGGTGCTTCTTATGGGTGTTCACGGGACGTTGGCGTCCTTGCCGGAGCCCCCGGGCTCTCGCTGTGGGGGaggaagcaagcaagcaagcaagcaaggtGTTGCCGCACCCCGCAGCGGTGGCCGTCCGCAGGTGA